The Sinomonas sp. P10A9 genome contains the following window.
AGCATGTCTCGACGATGGCGCTCGATCCGGCGGGGACGCTGTTCGCCGGCGTCAACGGGAATCGGGGGGAACCGCACCGCACGGTCGCCCTCGGCTTGGACCCGGAGTCCGGTGCCGCGAGGAGCGGCCCCGCCGAGGAGGTCCCGGCGAGCACATGCTTCATCGCGCTCGGGCCGGACCGCCGCACCATCTTCAGCGCCTCCTACCATGAAGGCCTGATGGTGAGCTACCCAGTCCCCAGGGCCTCGACGGGCCGGCGGTTCACCGAATATCGGTCCGGCCCCAACACGCACAGTGCCGTCCCGAGCGCCGACGGGCGCTTCGTCTATACGGCGTCGCTCGGCTCTGACCGCATCTCCTGGTTCCCGATCGGATCCCAGACGCCGGGTGGTGCCGAAGAAGCGGCCGGTCACGGCGCCGTCGTACACGCGGCCGGGTCCATCGCCTCGGCCCAGGGGTCGGGACCCCGGCATCTCCGCCACAGCGCGGACGGTACGCGCGTGTACGCGCTGCACGAGCTCTCCGGCGAGGTTGCCGTGTACTCACGGGACGCCGCGACGGGCAGCCTCGAGGAACTGCAGCGAGTCTCGTCGGTCGAGGGCCTGGGGCTCACGCCCGGCCCGGTCAGGTCCCCGAGCACCCCGGATCCGGGTCCCGGCGTCGTGTGGTGCGCTGATCTGCGCCTCACCCCGGACGGACGCTTCCTGTTCGCCACCGAGCGCTCAACGAGCACCATCGCCGCCTTCGCCGTGGGCACCGACGGCCTTCTGACGTACCTGCGGCGCACTGACACCGAGTCCCAGCCGCGCGGCATCGCCGTCGACCCCTCGGGGCGCTGGCTGCTCGCGTGCGGCGAGCGCTCGGACCATGTCACCTCGTACGCGATCGGCCCCGACGGCGAGCTCGACGCCGTCTCACGGGCCGAGACGGCGGCGGGCCCGCTGTGGATCGAATGCTGGGAGGCTCCAGCGCGGGCTTGAATGCAAGGCGCCGACTAGTGTTGACGCATGGGTGACGTGGGGACCAGCACCGCTCCGTCGGCGGGAGGAGAAGCGCCTGCGCGGGGGCTGACGGCCGAGGAGGTGGCCCAGCGGGTCGCGGATGGCAGGACCAACGACGTCCCGCCGCGCGCGAGCCGCAGCACGTCGGAGATCGTGCGGGCGAACGTCTTCACCCGGATCAACGCGATCTTCGCGGTTCTTGCCGTCATCATCTTCTCGACCGGCCACTATCTGGACGGGCTCTTCGCGGGCCTCATCGTGGCCAACAGCATCGTGGGCATCGTCCAGGAGCTGCGCGCGAAGCGCACCTTGGACAAGCTCGCGATCGTCAGCCAGGCGCACCCGCAGGTGCGCCGCGACGGCCGCACGGCCGCGATCCCGCCGCATGGGATCGTACTCGACGACGTCATAGAACTCGGCCCCGGCGATCAGGCAGTCGTGGACGGCGAGGTCCTCTCCGCGGAAGGCCTCGAGCTCGACGAATCCCTGCTCACCGGGGAGGCGGACCCGATCCCGAAGACCCCCGGCAGCCCAGTCCTCTCCGGCTCCTACGTCTCCTCGGGCACTGGCCTCTACCGCGCCACGAAGGTGGGCAGCGAGGCGTACGCGGCTCAGCTCGAGGCGGAGGCGAGCAAGTTCACGCTCGTGAACTCGGAGCTGCGCAACGGCATCAACACGATCCTCACAGTCATCACGTGGCTGCTCATCCCCGCGGGCATCCTCTCGGTGTACAACCAACTCACGGGCAGCCAGACGCTCCCCGATGCGCTGCGCGGCATGGTCGCGGCCCTCGTGCCGATGGTCCCCGAGGGCCTCATCCTCATGACGACGATCGCGTTCGCCGTCGGCGTGGTGCGGCTCGGCCGGCGCAATTGCCTCGTGAACGAGCTCCCTGCGATCGAGGGCCTCGCCCGGGTAGACGTAGTGTGCGCG
Protein-coding sequences here:
- a CDS encoding lactonase family protein; protein product: MVQTFVFVACAGDGAVDTLALNPATGALEHLSRTDGLQHVSTMALDPAGTLFAGVNGNRGEPHRTVALGLDPESGAARSGPAEEVPASTCFIALGPDRRTIFSASYHEGLMVSYPVPRASTGRRFTEYRSGPNTHSAVPSADGRFVYTASLGSDRISWFPIGSQTPGGAEEAAGHGAVVHAAGSIASAQGSGPRHLRHSADGTRVYALHELSGEVAVYSRDAATGSLEELQRVSSVEGLGLTPGPVRSPSTPDPGPGVVWCADLRLTPDGRFLFATERSTSTIAAFAVGTDGLLTYLRRTDTESQPRGIAVDPSGRWLLACGERSDHVTSYAIGPDGELDAVSRAETAAGPLWIECWEAPARA